A segment of the SAR324 cluster bacterium genome:
CTTCTGAGTCGGATCGATAATGCTCTCCAGCATCATTGCGGCTTGTGCTTCATAACTCGCACGCTGTTTTAATCCCAGGAGCGCGGCGACCGCATCAAACAGACGCCCCACCGAAGAGGTCAGCGGGGCATTGAAATTTTTCAGCCACATGGATTCAGTAACACTCATGGACTCCTGCGGAACATTTTGAAAACAGGCCAATGATTTCCAGTCGCCCCCGGTTCCATAAGCCTTCAGGCAATAAGCCTGGGCCAATCTCCAGATTTCCCTGACCGCAACATCGCCGCCAAGCAGTTTTTGATTTTCAAAGCTGGCGGCACGTTGTAAACCTTGCCCTTCGTCCACAAAAAATTCTCCGCCCCACAATAATCCGTCCTCACCATAACCGGTCCCATCCATCACAATTCCAAGCACTTCGCCTTCATAATGATGTTCGGCCATCACACTATAAACATGGGCTTTGTGATGTTGCAGAGGAAGGCACTGTAAGCCGCTTTCCTGTGCCCAGATTGTTGAGAGATAGGCAGGATGCAGATCATGAACAACCTGTTCCGGATGAATATCGTAAAACGCGGAAAACGAGTCTATCAACTGCTCAAAAGTCTGATACACAGACCGATTTTTTAAGTCGCCGATATAAGGCGAAATCAAGGCCTGTCCATTTTTCCAGAGACAGATGGAGCTTTTCAATTCCGCACCGACCCCCAGCACCGCCCCATGTTTTCCAGAAAGATTCAATGACCGGGGAGCGTAGCCTCTGGATAAACGAATGAATTGCGGGAGATCCTCCACACAATACATGACAGAATCATCGCACCGAAAATGAATGGGTCGGTCATGACTCAGAAAAAAATCCGCCACATCGCCCAAATGGGAAACACACGCCTCATCAGCAATGATCATGGGTTCGTCCACAATATTGGCGCTGGTGCACACCAACACGCTGAAATGGCCCTCCGCAAACAATAGATGATGCAACGGCATGTTGGGGAGCATGAATCCCAGCGTGTCCAATCCGGGTGCGACTTCCTGTAAAAAAGGCGGGGGCTGTTTGACCTTCAGTAAAACAATGGGACGCTCCGGAGAACAGAGCAGTTGTTTTTCAGTGGCTGAAAGTTCACACCAGTTTTCAATGGTTTGCAGACAATCGGCCATCAAGGCAAACGGTTTTTCTTCACGCTGTTTTCGCTCACGTAATTTCCGGCAGGTGCTTTCCATGAACGGATTCGTCATGAGTTGGAATCCGCCCAAACCCTTGAGCGCGATAATTCCGCCCTGTTTCAAGGCTGAAATCGTTTTTTCCAGTGCGTCATTCCGGTAACAGAGGATCTCTCCCCGGTTGTTGGACAAAAACAATTGGGGGCCACAATCGGGACAGGCATTGGGCTGGGCATGGAATCGACGATCCAGCGGATTTTGATATTCGGTGTGGCAGGCGGCACACATGGTGAAAGTTCCCATCGTGGTTTGTTCACGATCATAGGGAACTCCTTTGATGATGGTGAAGCGGGGGCCGCAATTGGTGCAATTGATAAACGGATACCGATACCGGCGATCCTGCGGATTGAACAACTCAGCCAGGCAATCGTCACACACGGCGACATCAACCGAGACAACACGATTGCCGCTTATTCGATGTTCGCTGTGAAGAATGACAAACCCGGAATCAAACTCAGGCGGAACATCCTGGATGCGCAACGATTCAATGACAGCCCGGGGAGGAATGGAAGACTGGAGGGTGGACAAAAATTGTTGAAGGGCGAACTCCTCTCCTTCGATTTCCACCCGGACATCTGACGCGATATTTTTTACATGTCCGGTCAATCCCAGCGCGGTGGCAGATTGATAGACAAACGGACGAAATCCGACGCCCTGAACGACCCCCGTTATTTCAATTTTTTTTCTGACGTTCATGGAGGCACTATTCGTTGACTTCGATGAAATCAATATTCAATTCCTGGCCTGACAGTATTTTTGCAAACCCCTGACATTTGTCACAAACCAGAAATCCATCTTCCGCATGGAATTGATGTCCGCAGTTCTGGCATTCGCCCATCAGTGGGATGGCTTCGATTTCCAGCACCGCACCCTCGGCCACCGTGTTTTTGGTGACAACCTCAAACGCAAAGGTCAACGCTTCCATAACAACTCCG
Coding sequences within it:
- the hypF gene encoding carbamoyltransferase HypF, translated to MNVRKKIEITGVVQGVGFRPFVYQSATALGLTGHVKNIASDVRVEIEGEEFALQQFLSTLQSSIPPRAVIESLRIQDVPPEFDSGFVILHSEHRISGNRVVSVDVAVCDDCLAELFNPQDRRYRYPFINCTNCGPRFTIIKGVPYDREQTTMGTFTMCAACHTEYQNPLDRRFHAQPNACPDCGPQLFLSNNRGEILCYRNDALEKTISALKQGGIIALKGLGGFQLMTNPFMESTCRKLRERKQREEKPFALMADCLQTIENWCELSATEKQLLCSPERPIVLLKVKQPPPFLQEVAPGLDTLGFMLPNMPLHHLLFAEGHFSVLVCTSANIVDEPMIIADEACVSHLGDVADFFLSHDRPIHFRCDDSVMYCVEDLPQFIRLSRGYAPRSLNLSGKHGAVLGVGAELKSSICLWKNGQALISPYIGDLKNRSVYQTFEQLIDSFSAFYDIHPEQVVHDLHPAYLSTIWAQESGLQCLPLQHHKAHVYSVMAEHHYEGEVLGIVMDGTGYGEDGLLWGGEFFVDEGQGLQRAASFENQKLLGGDVAVREIWRLAQAYCLKAYGTGGDWKSLACFQNVPQESMSVTESMWLKNFNAPLTSSVGRLFDAVAALLGLKQRASYEAQAAMMLESIIDPTQKECYPWSWQNESGLLRIQVSSLIRAMVQDKLNNLPNSVISGKFHQTLVEIFVEVTRHLANKTGIQTVAFSGGCFQNRFLSQQLKQRLQQDFQVLTPRNIPANDMGISAGQVFYALKRSEKFS
- the hypA gene encoding hydrogenase maturation nickel metallochaperone HypA, which translates into the protein MHEISLMENIVEIVLREAEKARASQVLKIGLRVGEKSGVVMEALTFAFEVVTKNTVAEGAVLEIEAIPLMGECQNCGHQFHAEDGFLVCDKCQGFAKILSGQELNIDFIEVNE